In the genome of Hymenobacter taeanensis, one region contains:
- a CDS encoding HNH endonuclease, with protein sequence MSKPVHIAYSHRFTHLRVARSRQYGEAPYKPALLLAVLDGIEDGNIQENRIYITPELLAAFRSLCRDLSTSALFRANDFSLPFYHLTGDGFWHLRTLPGMELLLTASRSVKSLRSLRDTVAHAYLDAELWALVQEPVAREELRQALLRRYFPQTRFRYQPRAGTEAVQQLRRQMLEEPAATYALRAVATDELDAAVRSGLFKRVVLEAYDHTCAISGLKLVSTSTAALNPLLDACHIVPWALSHDDTIGNGLALCPNLHRAFDRQLFWIDEDYTVRCSAAFAEVAGATHGIRQFEGQRLQLPAKPAWWPRPENLRVKRVAC encoded by the coding sequence GTGTCCAAACCTGTTCATATCGCTTATTCCCATCGCTTCACCCACCTACGCGTGGCCCGCAGCCGCCAGTATGGTGAGGCGCCGTATAAGCCCGCGCTGCTACTAGCCGTGCTCGATGGTATTGAAGACGGTAACATTCAGGAGAATCGAATCTACATCACCCCGGAGCTGCTGGCCGCTTTTCGCAGTCTCTGCCGCGACCTGAGCACCTCGGCGCTGTTTCGGGCTAACGACTTTTCGCTGCCCTTTTACCACCTCACCGGCGACGGGTTTTGGCACTTGCGCACTCTGCCCGGCATGGAACTGCTGCTGACGGCTTCGCGCTCGGTCAAGAGCCTACGGAGTCTGCGCGATACAGTGGCCCACGCCTATTTAGATGCGGAATTGTGGGCGCTGGTGCAGGAGCCGGTGGCCCGCGAGGAACTGCGCCAGGCCCTACTGCGTCGTTACTTTCCGCAGACGCGCTTCCGTTACCAGCCCCGCGCTGGCACCGAGGCCGTGCAACAGCTGCGTCGCCAGATGCTGGAGGAACCTGCCGCCACGTATGCGCTCCGGGCCGTTGCTACCGATGAGCTGGATGCGGCCGTGCGGAGCGGACTGTTTAAGCGCGTGGTGCTAGAGGCCTACGACCATACCTGCGCCATATCAGGCCTGAAGCTGGTGAGCACAAGCACGGCGGCTCTGAACCCTCTGCTCGATGCCTGCCACATTGTGCCCTGGGCCCTCAGCCACGATGATACCATTGGCAATGGGCTGGCCCTGTGCCCTAACCTGCACCGGGCCTTTGACCGCCAGTTGTTCTGGATAGACGAGGACTACACCGTGCGGTGCAGCGCGGCCTTCGCGGAAGTGGCCGGGGCCACCCATGGTATTCGGCAGTTTGAGGGGCAGCGCCTGCAGTTGCCCGCGAAGCCGGCTTGGTGGCCTAGG